A window from Candidatus Arthromitus sp. SFB-rat-Yit encodes these proteins:
- a CDS encoding metal ABC transporter substrate-binding protein has product MSKMRNIILGLVALLFMSCTSQAKKEGINVVTVLNPNYNLLKYIAQDKVGVYNITPSGDSHNFEFTPQDIKNIQDSDVVFYNGLGIDDKVLDVVDNKDKFVQTTKNSNLISLEDDHIHEDDHHHEDSHSNGAYDPHVWLSINEYKTMGKVVLDELITIDPNNKDFYTNNFNEFSKRIDKIYNSYINDFESIVNKEFVSNHASYGYLARDFGLVNSSLHDVNNHGEVNPKNLQSIVDIIRQKNIKLIIGDKYETNKELETISNETNITYKVVNNLENQGDYFTEYEELLSSIYDGLR; this is encoded by the coding sequence ATGAGTAAGATGAGAAATATTATTTTAGGACTTGTTGCTTTATTATTTATGTCTTGTACAAGCCAGGCTAAAAAGGAAGGAATAAATGTTGTTACAGTTTTAAATCCAAATTATAATCTTCTTAAGTACATAGCTCAAGATAAGGTAGGAGTATATAATATTACACCAAGTGGTGATTCTCATAATTTTGAATTTACTCCTCAAGATATTAAAAATATTCAAGATTCAGATGTTGTTTTTTATAATGGTTTAGGAATTGATGATAAAGTTTTAGATGTAGTTGATAATAAAGATAAATTTGTACAAACAACTAAAAATTCAAATTTAATAAGTTTAGAGGATGATCACATTCATGAAGATGATCATCATCATGAAGATTCACATAGTAATGGAGCATATGATCCACATGTATGGCTAAGTATTAATGAATACAAAACAATGGGTAAAGTTGTGCTTGATGAACTTATTACTATTGATCCTAATAATAAAGATTTCTACACTAATAATTTTAATGAATTTAGTAAAAGAATTGATAAGATATATAATTCATACATAAATGATTTTGAATCTATAGTGAATAAGGAATTTGTGAGTAATCATGCATCTTATGGTTATTTGGCAAGAGATTTTGGTTTGGTAAATAGTAGTTTACATGATGTAAATAATCATGGAGAGGTAAATCCTAAGAATTTACAAAGTATAGTTGATATAATTAGACAGAAAAATATAAAGCTTATTATTGGGGACAAGTATGAAACTAATAAAGAACTTGAAACCATATCAAATGAAACAAATATTACATATAAAG
- a CDS encoding metal ABC transporter ATP-binding protein — MLNIANTDNFILEKNNSSNRIINIENLTFSYDNSNYIFKNANLSINKGDFVCIVGKNGCGKSTLLKLMLNLIKSKNLNISIGTKNISYIPQIFNFNKDFPITVKEFLKYNTKELNTPFSNALYLCEKYDLIDNINSLIGKLSGGQLQKLMLIRSLLKKTDLLMVDEPTNNLDECSKYTIYDDLKELNICNNITIVVIEHNKDFSNNYANKVFLIKEGSIYRV, encoded by the coding sequence ATGTTAAACATTGCTAATACGGATAATTTTATTCTCGAAAAAAATAATTCTTCAAATCGAATTATAAATATTGAAAACTTAACTTTTAGTTATGATAACTCAAACTATATTTTTAAAAACGCAAACCTATCTATAAATAAAGGGGATTTTGTGTGCATAGTTGGAAAAAATGGATGCGGAAAGAGCACTCTTCTTAAACTCATGCTAAACCTAATAAAAAGCAAAAATTTGAATATATCTATAGGAACTAAAAACATTTCCTATATCCCCCAAATATTCAACTTTAATAAGGATTTCCCAATAACTGTTAAAGAATTTTTAAAATATAATACTAAAGAATTAAATACACCATTTTCTAACGCCCTTTATTTATGTGAAAAATATGATTTAATAGATAATATAAATTCTTTAATTGGAAAACTGTCAGGAGGGCAATTACAAAAATTAATGCTTATAAGGTCACTTCTTAAAAAAACAGATTTATTAATGGTAGATGAACCTACAAACAACTTAGATGAATGCAGTAAATATACAATATATGACGATTTAAAGGAATTGAATATATGTAACAATATAACAATTGTTGTTATTGAACATAATAAGGATTTTTCAAATAATTACGCCAATAAAGTATTTTTAATTAAAGAAGGTTCGATATATCGTGTTTAA